The genomic stretch CCCGCCTTGGGTCCGGTGACCCCGCCCATGCGCCCGAGCTGGGAAATGTGGTTTGGAGCATGCGCAGTCCTCAAACCGAGGCGGGGCCGGGAGCTGGGACGGGACGGAAATGTGGGTCCCTTGCAAATAGGAAGGCGCCAGATTTAGGAGGGCGGCCGTACTGGGGTGTCTTTTCTCCGCTCTGTTCATATGGAGGGCAGGAATTTAAGCTTTTCGTCCGAAGTACCTTTGCTAGAGAATCTAGTCGAGCTCTGGGACGAAGCGATAGTTCAGAAATCAGAAGGGAGTCTTTAGGATGGACACTGATATTAAGGTTTTAAAAGTGTGCCAACCTGAACTGCTCAGTAGCTTGGCAAGATGTGTGGAAAAGAGAAGTATGGCTTTAATCGACACAGGAAGTGTGGCATTCAGATTTAGGTTCAGAATTTCGTTTTGATTGGTTGAAGTGAGGGGCGTGCCTTCAGCCTTAGACTATGATTGGTCGGGACGTAATGAAGTTGTGGGATTGATGTCTGAGCCTTCGCCGTAGACGGAAGCGTGGTTTGCCCAAGTCCTTGGTTACAGACTGGAAGTTTGGCTGTCACTTACAAGTTTAGCACATAGGACTTAGAGAGCATCTGAAACTATTGACTCCCAACAGATTGACAACCGTATCTGGGCTGAGTGGAATCATAGTCTCAGGACGGATTCTTAGATTTTCATACAGAATAGTGGGTGTCACGGGAGTCGGTTGTGGGTCTGGCCGCAGGCCACAGCTTGATCCCGGCGAGGCTTTCCGCGCCACGTCGGGGTTGCTGAGGACGCCTAGGTCTCTTCCTGTAGGGCCATGGCGGACTCGAAGCTGCTGGTGCCGGAGCTGAGCGAGGCAGAGAAGATGGGTGCTGACACCGCGCGTTTCGAGGAGCTGCTCCTGCAGGTGCGGAGTGATGGGCTCCTGGGTCTTTGAGTGTTcaggggatgtgtgtgtgtgtgtgtgtgtgtgcacgcacatgcatgCCCGCGGGTGCTCAGAGATGGAACTTGATGCCCAGAACGCACTTACTTGGGATTGTGGGTTTGCTCAACTTGGGATTGTGGATGCTCAACTTACTGGGGATTGTGGGTTTGCTAGGCTCTGGAAGAAATGCAAGTGGGCCTAGGGTTGTTCTCAGGGGTCCCCAAAGGAGGAGAGGGACatggtatgttttatttttcacacatCTTATATGCATAAAATTTTCTGTTAAAACTTTGAAGAACAAATGAGGGTCTGATAGCACAGACGCCATGCCTGAAGGTTGTTGTTTCCTTTACACAGGCCTCCAAGGAGCTCCAACAAGCCCAGACAAGCAGACCAGAATCTACACAGATCCAACCTCAACCTGGTGAGAAAggcagaaacccagagagagagagagagggatggaatCTCAGAGAGAGGTGGACAAAGACTGGGGGCAGGGGACACAGGAGGCAAGAGAGAGGCACAGTAATGGGGTACAGAGGCCTTGGAAAGGGCTTGGGACAGAAAtccagagagagcagggaaggaaCCAAGAtctgaaagagaggaagaggagcaggacAGGCATGACTAGGAGgacagaaacacaaagagagaaagagatcccaggggtggggtagggagccGACCCAGAAAGCAGAGAACAGATCAAGAGAAGAATGGAGACTGAGGAGGGAAAGGCTGGAAATCGAGATTCATGTAGACACTCAGGACAAACCCATTTCTACCAGGTTTCTGCATAAAGACCAACTCTTCCGAAGGGAAGGTTTTCATCAACATCTGTCactctccttccatccctcctccGGCTGACATGACTGAGGATGAGCTGCTTCAAATGCTGGAAGAAGACCAAGCTGGGTTTCGCATCCCCATGAGCCTGGGAGAGCCTCATGCTGAACTGGATGCAAGTCAGTGCCCTTGGAGGACCTAGGGATCTAGTTCCTTAGATCCTTTCTTCCCGAGGATCCAAGATCCAGGACACTCCTTCCTCAGGACTCAGAAATCTGGCCCTCCTGTCCTTATCCTTTTCCCTTGACATATACTTAGCCTCCTGGGCTTCCAGTACCTTTTGTGTGGGGCAGTCCTGGGTTCTGCCCACCTGCCCAAGCTGGCACTTCTCCCCTGCCCTACCCCATGGTAAGGGAGAGCTGGGCAGGTGTCAGACCAGCTCTCAATCTTGCTCCTTCACCTTTCTTCCCATCTCTATTTCTATGCCTTGACTCACCTGTCTCGCTTGAGTTTGTCTCAATATGCTCGTTTTTTCAACTCACATATGTCCTCCATATGCCCTCACATATTCCCTCCGAAGCCTCATGGGACCAAGCTTTGGGTAGTGCCATTGAGACACTCCTAGTCTTAGTTGAGGGTGGAGGAAACAGATGCGATTGCAAGATGGTGTGATTTGTGCTGGTCTGGAGGGGGCGCTTCACCCCATACCGTggggggtcagggaaggcttcctggaggaggaggcatcaGATTTGAAGGCACAGGAGGAGTTCATCAGGCCAAGACAAGAGGTTTCTAGGCAGAGGGGATAGGGAAGTCTAGAGGTTGGAGAGTGATTGAATTAGGTTGGTCAGTAATGGAGAGATAGTAGAAGAAATTTAAAGGGACCAGGTATCTAACAGAGGAGTGAGCATCTCTCCAGGTGGGGAGAGCAGACCACATGGGCCCTCCAACACTGCACCACGCAGAAGGACACTGACCTTTATCTGTAGCACTGGAGAGCCATGGGAGGGctgtgagcagggaaggggcGAGGTCAGCGCTGGGACGTGGTGGGAAAGGACCCGAGAGGAAGAGACAAGAGTGATATGAGTCAGACTTGACAAGTGCGAGTCTTGAGGCCTTACTTTGTAATTGTCTCCGGGTCTCCCTGGTTCTTGCGGCTGCTGGCCTTTACTGGTTTAGCCTTGTCTGTATCCGGCGGTGGGGTTCCCTCGGAGGGCTGGGGGTCTCACCCCCTTTCTCTCCCTACAGAAGGCCAGGGTTGTACCGCCTACGACGTAGCCGTCAACAGCGACTTCTACCGGAGGATGCAGgttgggggcggggctgcgggtgAGGCCTGGGCCGGGGCCTCTGCCTCCACCCGGAGCCCTCCCGcagcctccctctctcactcctaGAACAGCGATTTCTTGCGCGAGCTCGTGGTCACCATCGCCAGGGAGGGCCTTGAGGACAAATACAGTCTGCAGCTGAATCCaggtgaggggcggggcctggccggcGGGAGCTAGGGGGCGGGGCTTGGGAAAGGTGGGGCTAGGGTAGGCGGGGATTTTCTTGGTCCCTAGGCTCTGGACGACTGGGAGAAGGGGAAACTTTCCAAGGTTGGGGATGGGGCCGAGGGTTGGGCTGGCCCAAGAACCAGAAAAGGGGCGGGGTCTGGGTAGCCAGGGGGCGGAACCAGGAGCATCTCCAggggacagatttttttttttttgagaatactctggggggaaaaaaaaaaaaaaaaagaataccctgTGAAGGCCGGGATGTGGCCAGGTCCCTGGCTGCCTCGGAGGGGCGGAGCCTTTCCCTGGAAGCTCTTGCTATGCCAGACCCCCTATGGAAGCGAAAGAAGGGAACCCTTAACCAGTGCCACCTTTGACTTTGAACTTCCTACCCGCAGAGTGGCGCATGTTGAAGAACCGGCCTTTCTTGGGCTCCATCTCCCAGCAAAATATCCGCTCCCAGCAGCGTCCTCGGATCCAGGAGCTGGGAAACCTGTATACTCCTGACTCCCTGAGACCTGAGGAAGGGTGGGCCTTCcgtgggttctctctctcctgtctctctctccccgtaGGAAGCAgtatcctggggctctggggaccgggagaagcaggactccCACTGAGAAAGTCCAGCAAGGCAGCGGGGCTCATAGGAGGGAGAAATTTCGGGAAGGATTAGCCCCGGCAAGGACCTGGTGGGCTCTCCTCAACTTTGAGTCTTGTTCCTCCTCAGCCCCGAAAAGCCTCACCTGAACCTTTGGCTGGAAGCCCCTGACCTCCTCTTGGCTGAAATTGACCTCCCCAAACTGGTGAGTGCGTGCTTGGCCAGTGCTGGGGAATGAGATCTAGAAGGGTCTGGTGGTCTCTGAGGGGGAATGAGCTGGGGGCCCCGTCACACCTGTGCGAGACTGGTTAGCCCTGCCCCCTTAGCACAGCTGTCTGCCCCATGAGTCTTTCAGGCTGACATCTGGAGCTGCCCTGAGGGTGCCTGGGACACTCTAAGTCCTCAGTCATGGGGACTTGTAATTCCTATCTCTCACCACCCTTCTCCTGGGAGATTggatcctttatttttatttttttattttttaaagatttttaaaatttatttattcatgagagacagagagagagagagagagagaggcagagggagaaacaggctccatgaagggagcctgatgtgggactcgatcccaggtctccaggatcatgccttgggcccaaggcaggcgctaaaccgttgagccacccagggatcccagattggATCCTTTAAATATGGCATCCCAACACAGGAGTCTTTGGTCCCTGGTCTGTATTATTTTTGTCCTGTTGCTGGGCAGGGAAGAGTGGGCTTATTTCACTATATTCCCAGGATGGAGCTCTGGGGCTGTCGCTGGAGATTGGGGAGAACCGCCTGGTGATGGGGGGCCCCCAGCAGCTTTACCATCTCGATGCCTATATTCCCCTGCGGATCAACTCTGAGGAGAGCAAGGCAGCCTTCCATAGGAAGAGGAAGGTACCTAGGGAGATAGGAGGAGGTGTGCAGGGAAGTGGGGGCACTGGGGAGGCCCAGACTCCTGAATCCTCGTTCTCTgtttctcctgcctctcctcagCAATTGATGGTGGCCATGCCTCTTCTGTCGGTGCCTTCTTGACTGTGTTTCTTTCCGAGCTTCCACGTGGAGAAGAGGCTGGCAGTGGCTTCTCTAAAGTTGAAATAAAAGATTTTGCCTTTGTTCTGTGTCTGGCTAGGAATAtgtggggagtgggagggaagagggacaTGGGACTGTGTCCTGGAGTCATAGAGAAATCACTGCCCCGGCTATGGCCTCAGCCTCTCCCCTCTAGATCCTCt from Canis aureus isolate CA01 chromosome 1, VMU_Caureus_v.1.0, whole genome shotgun sequence encodes the following:
- the PIH1D1 gene encoding PIH1 domain-containing protein 1 isoform X2; this translates as MAMADSKLLVPELSEAEKMGADTARFEELLLQASKELQQAQTSRPESTQIQPQPGFCIKTNSSEGKVFINICHSPSIPPPADMTEDELLQMLEEDQAGFRIPMSLGEPHAELDAKGQGCTAYDVAVNSDFYRRMQNSDFLRELVVTIAREGLEDKYSLQLNPEWRMLKNRPFLGSISQQNIRSQQRPRIQELGNLYTPDSLRPEEGPEKPHLNLWLEAPDLLLAEIDLPKLDGALGLSLEIGENRLVMGGPQQLYHLDAYIPLRINSEESKAAFHRKRKQLMVAMPLLSVPS
- the PIH1D1 gene encoding PIH1 domain-containing protein 1 isoform X1, yielding MADSKLLVPELSEAEKMGADTARFEELLLQASKELQQAQTSRPESTQIQPQPGFCIKTNSSEGKVFINICHSPSIPPPADMTEDELLQMLEEDQAGFRIPMSLGEPHAELDAKGQGCTAYDVAVNSDFYRRMQNSDFLRELVVTIAREGLEDKYSLQLNPEWRMLKNRPFLGSISQQNIRSQQRPRIQELGNLYTPDSLRPEEGPEKPHLNLWLEAPDLLLAEIDLPKLDGALGLSLEIGENRLVMGGPQQLYHLDAYIPLRINSEESKAAFHRKRKQLMVAMPLLSVPS